Below is a genomic region from Rhinatrema bivittatum chromosome 8, aRhiBiv1.1, whole genome shotgun sequence.
GTCTGAGCTATAAACTTGGGCTGTAAACCCTCTGTGAACTGAACAGGGAAGTACCtagaagtacctgaatgtaactcaccttgagctaaataaatataataataataatcgccTCCAGCTTTGCAGGGTGCACACAGTGCACCCTGCAAAGGATTCAGCTTCCTCAAAGCAGAGGGAGAGTTGTAAGCCCTACTAGGCAGGGACTCTCACAACCTCTATTTCCCCACCGCTGTAGTCCTGATCCAACTGTACGGCACAGCCTGCACCCCAGAGCCCAGTCTGATTGTATTCCAATGGATACCAAACAGAAACTGCCTTGAAAAAATTAGTATTTCAAAGCAAAGCCTGGGATGTGAATGCACCCTCCCTGTGCTAGAGTTGGATCAGGGTAAACTCCACGCACACTTTCACCACACTGCGTGTGCTCTGCTATACCTTGCCTTTAGACTGATTTGCAGAAGACCAGCTGGCTGCATGTTCCATCCagatccagtcctgtttttaccCCACTCACTCAATGGCAGATTAAGACAGTCTGGGGCCTCTAGGCACCAATACTTTGAGTGCCTCCTGCCTCTGTAGGCCGACTGTAATATAATGTCAATTTACAGGGGCACGGAGCCCCTAGGCACATGCCCACTGTGCAGATTGGGTAATGTGGCACTGACCCCACTGCAGACGGCCAACTGGAGGCCTGATTTCCCCTTAAGACAGTAAGAGCCACACATTCACACAGGCGATGGGGGCTAAAACTAACTCCTGGATCTGTCTTTCCTGAAAATGTGGGACTATGAAAATGTGGGACTAGACGGGCCTCCCCAGTAGTCATAGCATGAAACGTGGTTTCGAAAACGCAGAGCTTAAGACAAGGAGCTGCAGGAATGGATCCCAAAAGCAGCAGCTGCCCccgtcctcccccccccatctgtcTCCGGTCCTTCTTATCACACTGTGGGAGATCCCCGCTCAGGACATCTTTCAATCCCTCCTCTCTCTGGATTTTTCTCTTGCAGTACCTGGAAATGAGATTCAGCAAGTCGGTGCGGCTCTGCGGAACCATTCAGTACATCATCGGCACGGTAAGGCgccgtcttttttttttgcggtaAAGAGCCCATGGGGGGCTAAGCCCAGCCCGACTTGGGGGAAACGAATATGTTGCCGTGCCTTATTGCGACTGGCAGGCAGGGCATGGGACAGCAGTAACAAATTAATAGCCCACATCTGTACCTATTGCCACTGCTAAAAAAAGCCGGTCGGTCACACAGGTCAGATTGTAATCAACCGTCAGTATTCAAAGGGGACATTGTAATTATAATCAGACAGTAACATAAAATGTCTCATCACACATTAAAGCACCTGCCTAATCCCATTCTGCACCGGATGGGTCAGCAGTGGCCGCCCAGTCCTGCGAGCAGGCAGAACACACACAGATCCAAGCCCATCCCCTAACAACCGCATCAGATCGGCGGAGGGCAAACACCTTACCAATTGCGTAACAGTTACATAAAACATCTGCAAACAGTAATGTGGGTTAGCACACGGGAATAAGACGACTGCCATTATCAATACGAAACAATGATAAGAAATTCTTCGCTCGGAAGAAAAAACCCCCACTGGCCTCCTTCCAGGTTACTTCAAGGAAATGGCAGCCGCAGAGTAACAGTATTTGCAAAAATCCTTAACAATAAAGCCCAGCCTTAATATAACCAACCCAGTCACGTTGGTGCATTTGTTTGCTGGGCCAGTAACCAGGGCCAGGTTTAGGCGCAGGCAACTGCCAAGGGCGCCGGGTTTTTGAAGgcgccaaatatccaggccaaagaggagcctgccTCTGGCTTGCTTTTAGGACCATGCGCTGGCAGAGCTTCAAACAGGCACCACCATAGCCCTCTGCCTATGGGGGGGCGCCAAAATCTTCAATCCAGCCCCGCCGGTAACGAGCCTTTAGGTAGGGCCTTGCATGGAGATTGTCATTATGCCACAGCTACAATGGCAGCAGGGCGTGTCCCCTGGCTActgacagaggggggggggggggggggtcgcctcCTGCCGGCACATGGCACTGATCCTTGGATGCTCTGTGCTTTCCCTCTCTGCAGATGCTGTATACTGGGATTGTGATCTACACCCCTGCACTAATACTCAACCAAGGTACGTCCCCCTCCACTGTACGTAGAAATAAGAGACCTGGAGGAGCCAGCATGCCCCACTGTCATCCCGCACAGTCACAGAGTCAGCATGTCTGGGatcatgccccccccctcccccgggagTGGCTGCACCCCTGTTTCTAAAGTCCTGTGACTGTAGGGCAGGTGTAGTTCCTGTTTAAAAGAAAGATGCTGTTTTACTGCGGTTCTGACAATAACGTTTGCTACTAGTAACCAGAACAGAGAGAGTAATTACAGATAGCTTGGGATGCCCTAAAAATGCTGCATCCAAGGGCAACCCGGTGCAGAGCTTGGTCACCTAGAGAGGCAATGGTAGAGCTGGGATCAGAACGGAAGCACGGGGAGATGATGCGAGACACACCCGAGGTCACCCAGAGAGCCGGGCTCAGACCTTGGGGAATATTCTTCTGTGCCCGAACACCCCTTCCCAGTAACCCAGCTGACAAAGTGAAGCCCTGCACATTGTTACTCTGCTCACCAAGGCACCTTAGACAGAGTCAGTAACTCCATCCTTTCTCCTTTTGGTAGTGACTGGTCTGGATATTTGGGCATCTCTCCTCTCCACCGGGGCAATCTGCACCTTCTACACAACACTGGTGAGTGAATGGAAACCAAAGTTTCATGACTGCTAGAACCCACCAATGCAGTTAGAAAAGGAAAAAGCTTTGTGAACtgtagtgtgtgtgtataatgtcatactatatttttatttatttttatttatttgtgtttttctataccggcattcacggaagttcgtatcatgtcggtttacataaaacaaggggtgagcaatacattataacgtacatagctaaaacgtaagagtatacattacaaaagtataacaagtgcatagaagaaaaagttacaataaacacacacacacatatatatatacacacacatacacacacacacacatatatatacacacacacacacatacacacatactcaaacacacacacacacacacacacacacacacaataatgaGAAGAGGAGCATCTAAGGAGTTTAACTTGCTTCATGTTTTCTAGTAATGTAATTTCCACTTACAAATCATCTCAGCCATGTCCAGACCAGTCCCATGTGTCCTGCTGAAGCTGGTATAAAGGTCCCCTCCCCAGCTTCCCCAGTCACAGCCAGGAGTTGCTGTAATACACTGGACATTTCCGGCGGGGAATCTCATCCTTGCCCTGGAGATGCTCTGGACAGATGTGTTCCAGGTGTTGacactctctcttctctcctctcctcagggTGGGATGAAAGCTGTGATCTGGACAGATGTGTTCCAGGTGTTGGTGATGATGTCTGGATTCTTCGCAATTGTTATCCAAGGCACAATACTGCTTGGCGGAGTAGGAAATGTTCTGGAAATCGCCAGCAACAACTCCAGGATCAACTTTGGAGAGTAGGTGCTAcggttttttgttggtttttttttgctttagagtTTAGAATTATTCCTTTGGCAGTGGTCCAGAACCAATAGTAAGCATTGCATCAAGGGAATCCTGATAGCAGGTTCTACAGGTGTCTGCATTCTTTATATCAGGGCAGTCCCTCTAACAGGGTCTTTTTGTCTTTATGGGCAGCTTCGATCCCGACCCCCGGAGACGTTACACCTTCTGGACATTCCTCTTTGGTGGGACATTACTCTGGCTCTCCATGTATGGCGTCAACCAGGCACAAGTTCAGCGCTACATCTCCTGCAAGACGGAGCGGGAGGCAAAGCTGTAAGTTGCCACGGGGGAGGGCTGTTGGAGGTCGGAGGTGCAGCCCAGGGCAGCCTGAGGCCTCGGCTAGCTGCAGAGAGCACCATCTGTGTGGGTGGAGGGCGAACAAGAGCACTGCCAGCCCAGAAGAACTCTCtctgtgtggtttgttttttttcaactgtAGAACCTGTTGCAAACAGTCTGCCCAATCCTCACCACCCCCTGCGAGGTTCACCCAACGGTGCTGCCTCTCTTTAACTACCTTGTGTCCCATAATGCGCTTGTGGacacaaatgtttatttatttatttatttatttttgtgatttttcacCACTTTAGGAATAGTTGAGTTCATGACCACATCTTGCTGTTGGGTGCACGATACCATGACCTTAAAACTCAGAGCTCCCGCCAACCCCAGTTGTCCTGGGCTGCCTCCCCTGATCGCTCGATGAGCGACAGCAACTGAAGAGCTGACCTCTTCTTTTTGCCTCCGCAGCGCTATCCTGGTGAATCAAGGGGCCCTGTGCTGCATTGTGTTCAGTGCAGTGGCCTGTGGCGTTGTGATGTTTGCCCTCTACAGAAACTGCGACCCTTTGCTGGCGGGATACGTCTCGGCACCAGACCAGGTATGAAGTCTGTGACGCACGTTCACTGCTCAAGGGTTTCTGCAGTGGGATCTGGCAGCGATGGCTGGGTGAGCTCCCCCGCCGTCGGTGCTTCATCCTCTCCACTGCAAACCCAACGGGCCGTGTCTtatggagaagagagggagagagagagagcatacttGAAAGAATGCATGATCCCCTCTCCTTAGACATCAAACTTATGTGCTACACTTTTTGGTGTGCGacgcttgcactgctgctgtttgTTCTGGGCTGCTCCTGGTTGTGGATAAATGGGAAATCTTAGACTACACTGAGAATTTCCTTAGATAAAAACCGGGCTGGAAGGGGTGGAGGATCCATACTCAGCTGCTATCCggccagcaaagttagctggctgCACCGCCTAATTTTCCCGGTAATCTTAAAAGTTAGCCCGATAGGTTTATCTAGTTAAATATAGGATTGCCTTTTGGCAGTTCGAGGTTATCCAGCTATGACGCTGTAAAGcgctgtttatccagctaacttaagctGGATACCCAGCTCCACCCCAGAGCACTCCTGACCTAGCCAGATAATTTTTTTACCTGGATAACACTTTATCTGGTTATCTCAGGGCTAGTCGGTGTGGCCAAATTTTCAAATCATGCCGTTTTGTCCGAACTCAGCCGGACAGACGCGGCTCTGAATATCAGCCCCCGGGTCCCTTGGAGGAAGAGCAGATTCCCacgtagcacttttttttttctctttctctctttctcttcttctggAGCCACAGTCTTTGCATTGCCTTTTGATgcgtgtttttttattttcttgttctgTCAGTACATACCTTTCCTGGTGCTGGAGATTTTCGAACAGTACCCTGGCGTGCCCGGTCTGTTCCTGGCCTGTGCATACAGTGGAACTTTAAGGTAAGAGAAGAATTtgctagaggggggggagggagggagtggaatGTCGCTAGGTTTCAAAACGATGGGCGATCCAAATAATTAACCCCCAAAACCCAGGAGCAGCTGCAAGTGGGCCCCCTTCTTTTCAGCTGCTACTGGTTTCCGGTTACCATGGGTAGACCATGAGTCGGAGGGCCACGGAGAAACATGCCTTTACCGTCAGCCTTAACGCTTCCCACCATACATTTTCCCGatgcgttccccccccccctcccccgctcagTCCCCAGGATCGATGGGGGCGGGGGTACCTCCCATCGCCGATCTCCTCCACGTCCTTGCACCACTGGGGCGCCGAAGGGGACCCCACTGCCGGCCTGGGCCGTGAGCTCTGCAAACACAGCTGGGCAGAAGACGGCGCCGAGCGATCGGACCGTCTTCCTCCTTTAACACGCTGACAAGCCCTTGTGCGCAGGCTCCAGATCAGATCTGCTCTGCCATATCTGGGGTGGTCTAGTGGCAGGTTTCAGCTCTGGGAGAGCAAGACATGGGGGAGCAGATGTTCTAAACCTCtcccataaaatacaaaacagggaaaaaaaaaaacaaaaccctttagGATATCTGGCCCATAAAGATGAGCTTGGGAAAAGTGAAGCCTACCGAAGAGCTTTCAGCAGGAAACACAAACGCATTGTGCTCTCTTCCCGAAAAGCACCAGCTGGCCAAAAGCTCTTAACCTTCATTTTTCCACCCTTCTCGCTCCCCTCTAGCACGGCCTCGACCAGCATCAACGCTATGGCTGCAGTTACCGTGGAAGATCTGATCAAACCCAACATGCCTTCGCTGTCCCCGAAGAAGCTTGCCCTCATCTCCAAGGGACTCTGTACGTGTAACAGGAGGGGgatcagggggagggggaaattcaCGATTAATTCACAGCAGTCAGGGCTCCCAGGGGTATGGTCACATCTCCAACATACTGcactgcactgctgcttttgtgaCAATCGCAGCTGAGTAAGGTCCGGGGCTGGATCTTTGTCCTGGCTCTGCACTTTCAACTTTCAATTTTGCTTTGACCCATCTCAGACCCGTCATGGTGTGGGAAACACCACGGTCTGGCCTTTATCCACCTGCGATACGTGGAGCGGGCACGATAGGTCGGCCCGCCCGCCTCTTCCATTCTGCTGGAAAAGCCACGGCTGGGGAGCGCTCTCGCCCGGTGCCAGCGCTCGCTGACCTTTGCCTTTTGTCATTTCAGCCCTGATCTACGGCAGCGCGTGCATCACGGTGGCGGCTCTCTCTTCCCTGCTCGGAGGCGGCGTGCTGCAGGTAACGGGCGCAGCCCCTTTGCACGTGCGCACCTGAGCCGTTGGTGACTCGGGTCCCTGCAGAGAAACGCACGCGGGGGGAGGGACCTCTCAGCCCCGTGGGCACCGCAGGAATTCCAatttagggctgggggtgggtgcAGCCCATCTAGTCTTAGGCTTCCAAAGGATGAtgccaccggagcgcactgtatttGATAACAGTGACCCACATGACCTCCTGGGCAGCGGGATCAACCCACGCCTGGGCGGCCCGTCACTTGTGAGATCGTGCCTAAGGAAGGGCCAGTCTGATCCAGCCAGCGTTTCTTGCCGACACGACTCACGTCTGCTCCAAGGGGAATCAGCAGGAACTGCAGCTCTAGAGACCGTTCCACAGAGCCGCGCCATTAAAGTAATCATCGGTGCCTACGGCATCACCCTTGCCCTTtttcagcagggggggggggggaaagagtgtgGCACTTTCCTTCAAAGCTTAAATAAAGCAGAATTTGAACgggtgctgattttttttttttttggccgtgGATATGGAGTCGCTCAGCGCTGCTTTTCCTCTCTCTGTTGCAGGGTTCCTTCACGATCATGGGGGTCATTGGTGGTCCTCTGCTCGGAGCTTTCATACTGGGGATGTTGGTGCCCGCTGCAAACACACATGTAAGTACTTTATGGCAGGATTTTCGGAGGGACGACAAGGAAGCAGAGGAAGGGGATTGCGGGGAGGCTGTTGTTGCGGCCCTTGTGCTTCCATCAGGaacagggcggggggggggggggttgattaaAAAGTCATTCAGAGCCAGGTAATGGCCCTAGGCTCTGAGGAGGCCACAGAGCACACTTGGGAGGATGCCGAATGGGCCAAAACatattttcgggggggggggggagcctgtgaATAACAGCAGTGGCTGACAATATTTAGGACTACAAATCACAAAATGCAGTGCTGCCCAACTGTCTCTCACATGGAAGGATGGTCCTTTATTTTGGCCCTGCCCctttaaaacagaaatcctctGCTGGGTGGGCCCCTGGGGGCCCATGCCTTGTTTCCCATTGGACCTGGGAAGACGTGACAGTTCTGCTTGCTGGCGTATCTTTAGGAGAGAGCAGTGAGCTGGTGCATTGTTTTCAGGCCGCCGGGAGTCACTGCATCTCCCTTCATCCCCAATGCCCCTGTGCAGCTTCTTGCATGTCTCCATAGGCCTCGGGTGAGGCGCTCTCACGCTTGGGCTAACTGCTCTTTCTCCTCACACACAGGGTGTCTTTAGTGGACTGGCAGCAGGATTTGCCCTCTCCTTCTGGGTGGCCGTGGGGGGAACGCTCTACCCACCCTCGCCAAAGACGATGGGGGTCCTGCCTACGTACACCGAGCTGTGCCCCTTGTACAACTCCACCAACGGCACACTGGTCCTGGGACCACTGCCCCCTGCAAATACATCTACACCCCTAGACAGGTGAGATCAGGCTTGGCTGGCAAGATGCGAAAGCGACACGGCAAGGGGGGTCAGTTTCAAAGTCGCCGGGAGTACATCAGACCTGCGCAGATGTCAGGAGGCCAGGCCAGAACTGCCGCTCAGTAAGAACCACCTTTGGTCGCAGTTACTGGACCAGGGATGTGAGTGCCGAATGTGGCTGTTTTAGGCCGAGGCCATGGGCCTTGTGAAAGCTGATCAGGCTGGATTTGGTTCTGGAGATGTGTAATTTTATAATAAAAGAATTAGACGTGAGAAACGTGTTCCCGCCTGCTCCCTGGGGTTGGCTGAAACAGAGACAGACCATGGTCGTAAGAGTGACACCTAGTGGGCAGATTCCACGCCCACATTTGCAGGATTCTGCAAATGCACAGGGCCgtcatcactgcaatgaccaaacTAGGCATGTTGAAGGAAGGCGGGGTTGGGgtagggatataaaataggaaaaaaaagacaTCTCCAGATGGTTGCGAATGATGGTGTTGAATCCTAGGCCTGGTTCTCCTTAAGCTGGAGGCCCAAAGAAAcagctgggtcaaaaaaaaaataaaaggcgcATGAATGTGACTCTTGAGTGTCCGTTGATGCTGCTGTAACACGTGGAGTGACAAAGGCTGAGCACCTTCACTTTACTAACTGGATCAGCCCAGAAGGGGCCACCTTTACTAACCTGAATCTGGGAGACGTGCTGAGCTCTGAAGAAAGGGGCCCGTGTGCTGTTTACACCACAGCCTCTGCGCGCGGCTTTTGCTGCGCCAGTACAAGAACGTCCCGACCTGCTCAGGTTTCTCTTTTGAGAGGAAAGTTCGCTTGCAAAGCGCCGGGCCCTCTCCTGGTCAGTGCTCGTGCGCTGCCGTTTCTGCGCACCAAGCCTCAGCAACGCCCACGCACTGCAGGGCCCCTGCCGCCGTTCTCTGGCCCGCCGCTCACAGTATCCTTTCTTCTGCAGGCCGGAAATTGCGGATGACTTCTACGCCATGTCGTACTTGTACTATGGAGCTTTGGGGACACTGAGCACTGTCGTGATAGGGGTCCTGGTCAGTTACATCACAGgtaaagacattttatttatttatgtattttaaacgatttctataccgtctttcgcaaataataatttgaccaa
It encodes:
- the SLC5A5 gene encoding sodium/iodide cotransporter; translated protein: MEELSLFAPEKLTFGLWDYGVFALMLVISTSIGLFYAFAKGKQKTSDDFFTGGRQMSAVPVGLSLAASFMSAIQVLGVPAEAYRYGVKFLQMCISQILNSILTAYIFLPVFYRLGLTSTYEYLEMRFSKSVRLCGTIQYIIGTMLYTGIVIYTPALILNQVTGLDIWASLLSTGAICTFYTTLGGMKAVIWTDVFQVLVMMSGFFAIVIQGTILLGGVGNVLEIASNNSRINFGDFDPDPRRRYTFWTFLFGGTLLWLSMYGVNQAQVQRYISCKTEREAKLAILVNQGALCCIVFSAVACGVVMFALYRNCDPLLAGYVSAPDQYIPFLVLEIFEQYPGVPGLFLACAYSGTLSTASTSINAMAAVTVEDLIKPNMPSLSPKKLALISKGLSLIYGSACITVAALSSLLGGGVLQGSFTIMGVIGGPLLGAFILGMLVPAANTHGVFSGLAAGFALSFWVAVGGTLYPPSPKTMGVLPTYTELCPLYNSTNGTLVLGPLPPANTSTPLDRPEIADDFYAMSYLYYGALGTLSTVVIGVLVSYITGPIKRNELAPGLLWWDLMQQGPTFTPQLKDDSSEDSLTEDSEDSLDLKTKPYGASTFLVHGVTGAHEIDRLLLMRKDGRTEVLPKVDSMDGRSSWIPGSVDKKFFHLLRETDV